The sequence TTATCACATAGGACTTGTAGCGTAGGTCCTCTTCAGCAATTCGACGCATTGTAGTGTCACACCTAAAGTTTTTGCCAATTTCGTCAGAGACAGCCCTGGGTCCTCTGGCAAGGGAACGTTTCCAGCTATTTCATCGTTTTCGATTCAAACTGTATGCAGAAATATTGTGGGTGATGCCAGTAGCATATTCTGCAAGTTACAGCCCCTATCTTTGCGTTAAAAAAATGGCGGTAGAAAAACCTTCCCATGCAGGGTGTCCCAAAAAGCTGGAAatggtcgaatatttcataagcattgcattttagaaaaaaatgtttcagacaaaagttgtaaggTTTTAAAAAGCGCATTCAGTGGCAATATGAGTGTGACCATGGGTAATGTTACCAAGGTCAGACCAAGgtcaacttaatttttttaacgaaaactcctattttttattatattatctttttctactaattaatttgaataacttttgtctgaaacattttttgttattttttgtttttaattttttttattttctgtttaaatttttttaatttttctgttttaattttatttttctgttttaaattttgttattcttttgatttaattttctgcatttttatgtttttaagtaattttgaGTTAATGATAACATGTGCgattcaaaaaatgttaaagacACAAAAACTGATTGCAGTGGGCGTAACTAATAAAAACTGTTAATGTCACTGatcataataaatttcaaaatgtagagaaatttgctttaattataaaagcacATTCGAAATTTGTTGTCGatgtgaaaaaagtttttattagttgCGCCCACTGCAATCAATTTCTGTGTCTTGAACATTTTTTGAATTGCACATGTTATCATTAACtcaaaattacttaaaaacataaaaatgcagaaaattaaatcaaaagaataacaaaatttaaaacagaaaaataaaaaaattaaaacagaaaaataaaaaaaatttaaacagaaaataaaaacaattaaaaacagaaaataaaaaaatgtttcagacaaaagttgttcaaattaattagtagaaaaagataataaataaaaaataggagttttcattaaaaacattaagttgacCTTGGTCTGACCATGGTAACACTATCCACGGTCACACTCATATTGCCACTGAATGCGCTTTTTAAAAtcttacaacttttgtctgaaacatttttttctgaaatgcaatgcttatgaaatattcgaccatTTCCAGCTTTTTGGGACACCCTGCATGGGAAGGTTTTTTTACCGCCATTTTTTTTAACGCAAAGATAGGGGCTGTAACTTGCAGAATATGCTACTGACATCACCCACAACATTTTTGCATACAGTTTGAATCGAAAACGATGAAACAGTTGGAAACGTTCCCTTGTGATATGAGCTTTTGAgcctttttaataattgctgGGGTTCcttacccagacagcacaaaatGTCCTCAGGATCATCCTGAATATGGCCAGAACGATTCAGAATATTTCGAGGACGTTTTAAAATatgattctaaatttgttttatgaaaatttaatatgcatttataattattttcaattatgtagagtatttaacataatttagaaattttgagtattgtaataaaatataaatgtcccATAAATATCCACTGGATAACCACAggatgtttgtaaaatatctggCCTGTCTATATTATGTCAGATATAGCCTACAACGTCAGAATTTCCTCCTTATGAAATGTACGAAAAATATCCCAAATATATCCTATGAAAGTCCTTAGGATGTATCACAGGATCCTTAACATATATATCCTCAGGATATCCTACATGGATGTCCTTTAGATGTCTAACGGATATCCTTGTGCTATCTGGATACCGACTTTTCTTTCGAATGGCTCTTCCTCGTCGGATTGGCAGAATCTTTTTCGGACGTCTCTGAAGCCAAATATTTAACCGCAACATCATGCACGGTCGATCTCGGATACCCGAAGAACCGAATAATTTCACTCTGTGAACGCCTAGCGCGAAGGCTTTCGATTATCGCCGCTCTTCGGTTATTATACTCCACACTCGATCTTATCTGCTAGGACATTTTGAGATTATGCACGCTTACTACAAACATCTGACTTGCCCGAACGTCAATAATGACCTACCATCGAAGTCAAATGAGACgggaaattcaaatttaaagtCTGGATTTTGGTGACGgaccctgtatattattatagtcaCAAGTcggtaataaaactgtaattttcgaaattttttaacattatggACGGTATTCATAATtagatcttatatttaagaccgtcttaagtttatttGCAGATgttgtatagatcatttcattggctacggagtatctgaagatacacttaagatggtcttaaatataagatccgactatatGAATACCGGACCTcaatatagttagcagacaaatatgataaatctttttttttaatcaatcgtttgggaaagtttaggaaacaacttttagagtttgggaaataatagttttttctaaactttcccaaacgattcccaaattattgaaatggaaaacaatgagaaatatcaaagattataaacgtttttccattatatagcctatattCAAAAAGTCcctagattatactgcacgtctgggtgatgactttcaactcgattttgaggggaaatcattatttcccaaactctgaaaacattataggcgtatttcccaaatgatttggcgttgaaagaagcgaaaaagaaaattatttggaatgatgtctgctaactatacactcaactaattttcattaattattaaaaaactattatttcccaaactctaaggCTTAAGTCACATGGCACGTACTTTCTGcgtaacgcgtaaccgcgtaaCCAATCAAATTTTTGCCTGCAGAAGCTGATATCCAAATGAAACAATGTGATTGAttacgcggttacgcgttaCACAGAAAATACGTGCCATGTGAATTCAGCGTAAAAGTTGTTTCctaactttcccaaacgattgcaataaaaaaaagatttatcatatttgtctgctaactatattgaggtgaataccggcctaagtCTAGgtcattaataaacatttttatatgtattgtattgtggaaaaggatttgttGTTTTATGTAACCAAAGAAAAGTTTGATTGGAAGAAAGTTCATGGTAAAAcggacgactccaggatcccatATTTTCAGCTATCTATGCGAAAGGAGTAGTTACAGGTTgagttagattaggttaggttaggatAGGTTTTTGCAGGGAGGGGTGCAAGGGGAAAGGTTTGCAACGGGCATTtatctattttcctaaaaagCGCGCAGAAATTTGCTAGCATTTGGACACAAATAAAATGACACCAGCATGTAATCAAGCAGATAGCATTTCTCTAGTCAGAAGCTATTTTCCTCAAGATCCTATTAGCCTACAACATATGCACTGCCACTGATACGCGTGCGCGGATACtgaaatataagaatataaaattatggagaCGTTATTTTCATCAGTGCATGCACGGAATGGATACGTTACGGATATATTTGAATCGACCTTGATTCCATTGGAATAATTAACCgtttaaattaatcgaaaatcgTAGAAATTGgcctattcaagattaaactTAGAGCCGAATCAAGGAGGGAGGCTAAGGGGGGCTATAGCCCCGGGCCTCGCTTATTAAGGGGCCTCATCCGAGCATCATCCAAGAATACTTATTTTCCgaataactaaaaatattttttaaacgctaatgcaagatttttaaataaactaaaggtaattaaaattttattagactttgattttattactagcatttattttacaaactttgTACCCCCTCTCCTCCGCTTTTTTGTCGAAGGACCTCTACGGAACTTCAAAAACTTTAATCCGACCCTGCTTCCAAATCATAACACTATCGTACGAAATATTTCTTGATGGATTTTTGGTTTTCGAGAAATCTCAATGTGCCATTTAAAATTGGTcattctgtataaaaaaaagagaataagaaCGATTTATTTAACTTGTTACTTTGGATGACCAATGCATCTATTTGggctttatttttttcatctgtACAAgtaaaatagatttatatatatatccttttatatatatatatatatatatatatatatatatatatatataaaaggatGTTCACAGTAAAATATCATGTACTTGCATTTCTCTGGCAGACGCGCAATCATTTACAAATGCGCGTGCAATTTTACGGCATCGTAAAAAACAAGAGTTTGAccaattattatcatatttcggaaatagaaataattttattggtgTCAATAGAGTTGAACGATGatacacatcttcagtatataatacaaatgaagaatatctctttttgctgagtaaaaaatacaaaacagGAAGAAacctttttttcctttgtattgtttatattataacaatgtaTCAATTCATGTACCAATACATTAGTATAAGCTATCACAAGTAAgcttacatacatacatacatattcatTCAACAGTAAATTTAAGAGACCAAGGATGTGCAATGAAATAATTCTGTTTACTACAGTGTTTTTCTCATAACTCGCATACAGACGCTAAAAAACGAAATTGAATACAAACAGTATTACACGTTTTCGTGGAAATCTGTTATCATCgtatgagaaatatatatcgagTTAATTTGACACTAATGAAGAAtggtaacatttttttctttttttccatttccacTTTTTTACAATTCTGATTAATGGAAATTAATATGCAAAAGTTTCATCTTAGAGAAGATAGATCGTTTTTTTTAGATAATAGACTTCTTGGAGAAGCGATATTCTTTGTGTTTTTTTTCGTTACATGAAATAGCATCACTAGCAGGCAATTGTCCCATTATCCATTAAcggaaattcaattttctgtaaaatccTATAACAGACAAACAGTCACCATGTCTCGGGCTTACTTCCTGTAACAAGAATGTGATAGGTCTGCAGATTCAGTTTTAgtaaataattcatatttatcTGAAATGGTGTAGTGAAACGGTGATGTCGCAGGGATAATTACAGCTCGAAAGAatacaataattcttttataacaaTGTTTCTTTCATAGTTCAAATGAGTGCAGAAGACGATCAATAGGGACTATGGATTCAGTCCTGCATCTCTTCTGGCATTTCGTGAGGATTAAGCATGCCAGGTACTGCCATTTGCTGCCGCCTCTTCTCTTCCTGGGCTAGCCGTAATGCGGTTTCCCGTTCCTCCAAGTAGAGCTCGGAATCATCCTCACCTGTATATTCCTGGTTAaacaacaattttaattttaatttatactattAGTTCATGTTACAACTTGAGAAAATATTAggtgtatgtaaaaattttagtcttttttgaataatttaacttCAAATTTccgcttttttatatttttcaagaatgGTATCAAAGTTTGTCAAACATCTTATGTCATACTTTAATGACAAATATATCTTGTAAAACAGTAATGAAAAGCTACATTTTTCGTAGTTAGCAAACTATTTTTAACTTGGGCTGCGGAATTTGCAATATGTTATGTTACTTAAAGTGAAAATATGCAAGATGCAAAAAAGATTACAACTTTTGCATACGTCTAATAGCTTCTTTCAAGCTTCCTCTATGTTATCtcactaaatataaaatttagttattaaaaaatactttctatttttttgaGATAACTTTGCAATACACTTTTTAAActattaagatttttttcaatatgtctttaatattataattatttcgtatGCATTTAAACTTTTCAGCTAAATCACGTCTCAGTTAAAACACCTTCTAtgtatgttattaaaattaaaaatgcgcAAAAACGAATTAAcgaatataatgtaatttatattcacGACAAGGTTAACAatacaatttcataaaagCTCTCCAGCGATAAATAAACTTTCATCTTGATCAgttaagataaattttaaaacagCAAAAACCACTGAATATTACTCACTTTGATTTGCACGAGAAAATCTCTGAGATGTTCCTTAAACGCAGTGATATCTTGATTAAGATGGAATAATCCTTGCACAGTTATCTTAATCTGATTATCGGTTAAATGCGGGAAGGCTGCTCTGAGCAATCTTGCGACGAAttcctgtatatataaagtattatcGGGTGCAGGACCGAGTGGCACATGAATCTTTCCACGTTCAATCAGGAGAAACATGTAAGCGAGAATTGTAGCGTGCATTGTAAGGCCTGCAAATCGAAAAAAATtcatcaaattaatatagagaagaaatataaaattattattattattaataataataataataataataataatagaaataagattaatatagagaagaaatataaaacatgttAATACTTGAATCAAAAAATTGACATTATTTTACCTGCTGTGTGTGACGTGTCTGTGACAACACTGAATATATGCTGTAGGATATCCGTAAAATATGTCTGATAGAAACTCTGAGCTGCTCGCTCGTGCATCTCgatgtttaataaaagttgATAAAGAATTTGTAATCCTGTGTCCGCTACGTTTCTCATTGTATGTTTAAAAGCCCAAATAATCGAGTCAAGTACCAGCTTAAACTGGGCTGGTGGAATTGAAAGAAAAGCAGGAAAACAGTGAACGTTCACTGCCtagattaaaaaacaaagatGAAATggcaattatacaatatttcttaattataagaAGCATAAAAATGTATGCATTTGCGGTCGTTTTTTCTGACTAGAGCTGAGAGCCGCTAGTATATAATGTTATTcgtcacaattttttattaaataattattaaataattattaataattgttatttaataattgttattgttaaataattgttaatttgagatatataaaattttcagtttGTGTATttgatatgaaatattaaatgcatCAAAGATATCAAATTTCTATTGTGTGCTatcaaaagtgcaaaataatttttatttttgtagcaTTTTAGAAAACAGCTTTGATAAATTCATGAATCACTTAATCAATCGAGATATATGATGATATTAATTGCAGCGATTGTTCatattacgattattttatattaatcattattttttatctatttctaCATAAGTTAATTGTGaccttaaatttttattttacaatttcatgacttcctttctttatatttgtaataaatgtttattgcaattttaaataatagatgattTAAAGAATGATATATgacacatattttattttattttgcggcTTTCAACTTTAGAATTGTCAAACTCATCgagaaactttaattaaatgaagGATCACCATTCTATTGCATTCTTACTTACTTGTAGGAGAAGGAAAAAATTTGTTCTGTGTTCAGGAAACTCCTCGAAGTCTTTGTTTATCATTTCTAAAGTACATTCAAATACTGCATCAAATATCTTCGGCACCTCACTAGTGATATGGGCTTCTAATTTGTTTACTATAGTGGCCATAGCACTAAGCACTTCAGGCTCTCTAGCACAATGAACGTTTGTCTTTTGATAATCCAACAGAACGGCATCTAGTAATGGCGGTATAAAGTTTTCCAATACCTAGCAAAACAATTTCgttaataaatgcattattaacaaacgaaataaaaaataaataaattgagtgGAAGAGAAGACAGCAAGAACATAGAAGTTTACAAGTAAGGAAACTCACCATTTGATGATCGTTCGTCCTGCTCACCCAATCGGAGATTAATTTCAACGTTTCCTTTTTAACTACCCTCATACTTTTAATTAAGGGTTGTTTCATTACTATTTCGCCATTTACAGCTATCGCAGCACTTATATTTTCACTCATAACCTGTAAAGGGCAAACAGAATCGCGGTTGCTGTTATATTggaaacaataaatttatataaacaaataataaataaataataataaataattaacactaaatttatatattgtataaaaatcataaaatagtACGAATTATTACCTTATAAACATTCAACATATCTAAGTATATTTTTCCTAACTGTATCACGTATGGATGTCCAAGAGCTTTGCAAGCCCTGacatttgtttttaaaatgcTGGCGAGTTGTTTCACGGCTTCTTGATCTTTCAAGACATCCACGTTCTAGGAAGagaaatttttgtttaaaaaatgttttaaattgtgtgaaatgtaattaaattgtatttaaaaaaatacaattacatttcacacgttaaaatacaaaaattacagagttaaaaatgttaattataaataggGTTGGgtaacttcatttttttctttaactaaGTTAAGTTTAAAGCTGATGACCGAGAAATTAACTAGGTTTACGTTAAAAGTTacttatacaaaaattaacttattaaagttaaaagttaattaacatatatttttttaacgcaTTGCGATCAACCATTTTCACATGActttaatattgatgaattattttaacttgtataataaaaataactagtttaagttaaaagttaacatatttaaaattaactaagttaagttaaaagttaataacttattaacTATTTAACTAGTTACTACCCAACCCTGATTATAAGCTTCTGTGTTTTGAAAGATttgatatatacatgtatcttTGAATACGTACTTTAGATGCTTGACTTATAATATCGTCCCAAACTTGATTAGGAAGCagcatatatttttcaattaactgTTCTTGTATTACAGTATCAGCTTGAGCACTTATCATGTAACCAACCGCTTCATAGAATGTGTGTACCTGTGTTATGTAATAAAGCAGCACAttatatagtaaaatatattcataaatatatgacatatattacaacgCTACATTAGAGACAAAAAAGTATCTTTGTAtgagtaatatttttcatttgaatgTGACTTCCGGATCAGAGCTGCGTTTCATGCGTTActttaattccaaaattccaGTATAAAAATTCCAGTCCTCAACTTTATCATAAACAGAAAAGCAACTGATACTAGTAGTATCATATAGTATCATATAAAGCAGGGATACGCAACTGGCGGCCCGCGGACGGGCCCATGACGTCCAAGCTTGATCCgcaaaaaaaatgaaaaataaactgaattattatcgccgaataacaattacttttctctcttaaaatatatctcttaaaaaatatatataatagaataaatattttatttattaatataatgtaaaatattaaagagaaacAATTTAGCTACCGCGGCGCGCGGTAATAACcacaaattttacatttggTCCTCCAAAAACTCTAGTTGCATATCcctgatataaaatatatagtatCATATAGTATGATAGTATCACATTACTTCTAACACACTCCAATGAGGTGGACTATGTTCATGAAACAGAATCAATCAAATCATCTGACTCAAAGTAACGAGAAATGCAACTCCAACACGAAAGCCAAATCCAAATGTAATTATCGACACCACAGAAATcttaaatatcgattttttatttggaAGAAAAGTTGAAATCAATGTAAAATCAGTCGCTTTACTTGAAAAACATCtttactatataatattactgaacataaaaacgtttaataataattttttaattttaagtgtCCTCTATTTAAAAACTACCATAACTTTGATGTTTGGGTATTAACATACTGATTttcaaatttcagaaatagaATTAGctatttgcaaataatatgatttataataataataaataataataagatttatGTTATCCCGTATATATACTTCTATTCGCATACATCGCATCGAATTAAATGAACGAAGCAAACGTGATTTAACTGACCTGTTGTGTCTGTAGATCGCATATAATTGCGCTAATTGTAGAAAgaatttcttcaataaatGGCATCGCTTCCCCTATTTGTACAGTAACAAAATGTCGTCTACATTTTAGTGCTATTTTGATAAAAGTATCGCAGGCCATATCTTGCACTCCGTCATGCGTTTCTGTAACgtgaaacgaaggaaaatgtttatacacacatctttttatatagtttaattaTCGCACGTACAATGATGTTTTTACTCACCATGCATAAACTCAAAAAGTTTATTTACAACAGTCTTTAAAAATTTCCAGTGGGCTCGTAGAAACCGTGGGTATTGGCCAACAACGTACATGATGTTACTGGCAATTATAGCTTTGTTATCTTTTCCCTTCTTCTGTTCACAGAGACCGAGCAAATCCTTGATTACTGTTACTAAAAAACGTTTTTCGTCCTCCTCATGCATAGCACCGGAAATACTGCCTATTGCCCAGCACAACTAACATAACGGAGAAAACGAGATAGAGACATAGAACATTCTGCATTGTTACAAAGGAGGCCCTAGACGGTTAatattattgcacaatattaTTGACTGTGTTTGTAGATTATATTGAAGGTGTGCGCAATATATTGTGTCGATCAAAAGTTCGTTGAAATATATTGCGCAacctttcttttcttaattataacgAGCTAAAGTAATGGCTACACAAGCTGCTTCGGTATCACTTAACATTTtcttagaaattaaattattgctttGAGAGTTATTATTGCACTATCCAAAGAGAGaatgtcattaatattaacaatattaatgtgtaataatattgaCCGTCCAGGGCCTGCTTAACATGTGATCTTTAAAgtatttctctctctgaatCATCTTCCACTTTATTGAATTGAGCATCGAGCTGAATTCATCGCGGATGATTCGCGAGCTTGCATTATCAAGCTAAATATTATGAGTGTTTCAAAGTTACGCGACACTTTCCATCAAAAGACGTCGCAAGACGGTCTTTGAGCAAAGCGAAAACGCAAATAAGCGCATATTTCAGGGAAAATTGGATTGCAAATATGTTCGTGATCACAAGAGGTTCAGTTAAGGATGTAGATGAGCGAACATGAAAAATCTAAACGTCATAAAATTgtttcgaaaacaaaaaatttcggAAATAAGAAACGTGCCTGTAAAATTTGGGATCGATTCGCTACGTATTTATGAACGTATTCATAATGATTTGAATATTTGGTGTTTTAACACGTGCTCTTATGGAACTCTATGTGAAAATTGCTCGATAAGACACTCTTCAATGCGAAACACAAGCGTAAAACGAAATCTGAACTCATCCATAACTTTTCAAAACTAAGTAGATGTTCAACGACACTTTTTAGCACAGTTTCGTTTTGACTCACCGCCCTTAACTACATCTTTTCCCAAGCACTTACCGTATTGAGATTTTTCCATGACCATTCTGTACCGTTAACTTGGTTCTGCAGCTTCTCCGTCATCACACGCTCCGTGTCCATGTAATCGAGATGAGTGAGATACACGAGAGTCTCTCTcatgtttttataaagatttataGAATCTGTGTCCTTCATAAATTCCCTGACGACCTCTCCGTTCTCATTTTCTACAACTAGTACTTCCTCGGGTTTCGCCATTCGGCTGATCATGATGTATCGCACCTTAGTTAAAACTTGAGAGTAAAATAATCTCCGTGGAGGAATTGTCATGTTCTTGGCCATGAAGAGTGGCGAGGTAGCCACGAAGGAATTTTCTTTGTACAAATCGGCGGCCAGTCCGTTCCAATATTCTAAACAGATTTTAAATATCTCAACCTCCTCCACCTCGGAAATGAGAACGAGATAGTGCAAAGCCTTCAGCAACGTGTCATTCAGCTGCTTCTTCTCTATCAGCTCGCCGTGATCTTTTAGATAAGTACAAAGAAACATGGCCAAATTCTGGATAAAATTCTGCTCTTGATCCTGACCAGCTGCGTATGCCTCACGTATATTGGTCTCCAACGGAAGCATCTGCTCAAGCTGTTGCATCGTGTTTATGAACAAGACGACGAACATGTCGTCGTAATTCGTGGGCACGGTAGCAGTGACGGCCGCGATTTCGGTAAGACACTTTAGAGTAACATTCCGAAATATCGGTACGTTCAAAAACTGCAAATTAGAAGGGAAGATTATTTATTCGAGGAACAACCAAATGCGAATGATTcacgtgaaaaaaattaattatggaaAACCAAGATGGAAACTTAATTTGCGGTCGCCGAGTTTTGTCGTGGTTAATGAAAACTGGAGACTAAAATATTACGTATACGAGTGATTTTTGAAGCAACATCTTTAAGAATGAAATAGTTAAtgaatcattatgttaatcgTTAGAATAAATGTATCGgcttatcttatttttacaatttacattcGATGCCAAATATTACATGCACTAAAGATCCAGAATCTTTGGCAGTCTTTTGACATCCGACAAAGCTGCGTTCTAATAGTTGTGGCATCTTAAGAAATAGTGGCAGATCTTAGAAAATCTCGAGTACTGCGATTCAGTTTGTCAATCGAGATTTATCTATCACTATTTACACaggcattttaaatattatgtttattcaatagtaattattattataatctatattctttatttttatgtaattatgtattCGGTTTCAtaaactttttgttttttaataaactgcTTATAATTCTTAATGCATATGTATTAGTTAACtcaaaacaaaaacaaaaacttttcatttcatttttcatcctaataaaaataaataaatactaataatatataataattaagataagtgataaaaacatagaaaaaaataaaaatacaactgCAGAACCTCACAGATTTTAGCTGTAACTAACTGCAACAAAATTACCAGCTTCGTGGAAGTGGAAGTGTGAATGATCaaacaataaatgtaaatgtttatataatataattgcggTATTTTCTCCTACCTTGAATATTAATGTAGTTATTAATttagtttcgaaaatatatccAAGGGGTATCCAGTTTAAAAACCTCAGTAGCGTTTCCAAGGTTGCCGCCACTAGTGGAACATTCTGCGAATTATCCATCACGAACTGGCAAAGCTGGAATATCTGTGAGAATTCGCTGCACATCGTATCCTTCAGATGCTTCGCTTTCGTCTGAGTCATTTGTCCGCTGGAAAAGTCAAACACCTCTTCCGACAGGAGCTTCAGGATGGCCATGTTGTTCTGACAGAGACTCTCATTAGTTTTACTCGCGCCAACAATGTCACTGATAAAGGATTCCCAGTTTTTCGGCCATTCGCGCTTTAATACCTAAgaaaacaatgaatatcgaTGATTAACTTGATGATACTTTATGACAATCGGTCGATCGGTTGACTTTATGCTGCGTCGATTGCTCACTTGCACAAGAATCATGTTGAGTTTGTTGAGGTAAACCTTGGAAGCCTCCATCGTCAATGGATCACTGCTCGTTTTTATGATAAGGCctacaatatatttctttatccCCTCGCACTGATTTCTCGGTAATACTTTCCATCGTGTCTTTATGACTTGCTCCAGTATTTGCAAGCCATAATATTTCGTTTGCTGATTCTGTGACAATAATCATTTTTCGGTGAGAG comes from Ooceraea biroi isolate clonal line C1 chromosome 8, Obir_v5.4, whole genome shotgun sequence and encodes:
- the LOC105278556 gene encoding exportin-1; amino-acid sequence: MATLAEQASKLLDFNQKLDIMLLDNIVGCMYTGIGEEQRVAQEVLTTLKEHPNAWTRVDAILEYSQNQQTKYYGLQILEQVIKTRWKVLPRNQCEGIKKYIVGLIIKTSSDPLTMEASKVYLNKLNMILVQVLKREWPKNWESFISDIVGASKTNESLCQNNMAILKLLSEEVFDFSSGQMTQTKAKHLKDTMCSEFSQIFQLCQFVMDNSQNVPLVAATLETLLRFLNWIPLGYIFETKLITTLIFKFLNVPIFRNVTLKCLTEIAAVTATVPTNYDDMFVVLFINTMQQLEQMLPLETNIREAYAAGQDQEQNFIQNLAMFLCTYLKDHGELIEKKQLNDTLLKALHYLVLISEVEEVEIFKICLEYWNGLAADLYKENSFVATSPLFMAKNMTIPPRRLFYSQVLTKVRYIMISRMAKPEEVLVVENENGEVVREFMKDTDSINLYKNMRETLVYLTHLDYMDTERVMTEKLQNQVNGTEWSWKNLNTLCWAIGSISGAMHEEDEKRFLVTVIKDLLGLCEQKKGKDNKAIIASNIMYVVGQYPRFLRAHWKFLKTVVNKLFEFMHETHDGVQDMACDTFIKIALKCRRHFVTVQIGEAMPFIEEILSTISAIICDLQTQQVHTFYEAVGYMISAQADTVIQEQLIEKYMLLPNQVWDDIISQASKNVDVLKDQEAVKQLASILKTNVRACKALGHPYVIQLGKIYLDMLNVYKVMSENISAAIAVNGEIVMKQPLIKSMRVVKKETLKLISDWVSRTNDHQMVLENFIPPLLDAVLLDYQKTNVHCAREPEVLSAMATIVNKLEAHITSEVPKIFDAVFECTLEMINKDFEEFPEHRTNFFLLLQAVNVHCFPAFLSIPPAQFKLVLDSIIWAFKHTMRNVADTGLQILYQLLLNIEMHERAAQSFYQTYFTDILQHIFSVVTDTSHTAGLTMHATILAYMFLLIERGKIHVPLGPAPDNTLYIQEFVARLLRAAFPHLTDNQIKITVQGLFHLNQDITAFKEHLRDFLVQIKEYTGEDDSELYLEERETALRLAQEEKRRQQMAVPGMLNPHEMPEEMQD